One genomic region from Hoeflea algicola encodes:
- a CDS encoding polyamine ABC transporter substrate-binding protein, with amino-acid sequence MTLKTRLFSAAVLLAASTVLASAQERVVNIYNWSDYIDEAILTEFTAETGIKVVYDVYDSNEVLETKLLAGSTGYDLVVPTGTFLARQIQAGVYQKLDKSKLPNLVNMDPAITTRLEKYDPGNEHAINYMWGTTGLGINVDKVKERLGDMELNSWSIVFDPAIIAKLADCGVYMLDTPEEILPAALNYLGLDPDSNKPDDIAKAEELLLTIRPSVKKFHSSEYINALANGDICLAVGWSGDVLQARDRAAEADQGVTIDYIIPKEGALMWFDSFAIPADAAHVEEAHEFLNYIMRPEVAAKASNYVYYANGNLASKQFLNEDVIGDTAIYPDEETFGRLYSTSPKDQRTQRVLTRTWTKVVTGQ; translated from the coding sequence ATGACCCTGAAAACCCGCCTATTTTCGGCAGCCGTTTTGCTTGCCGCATCGACAGTGCTCGCTTCTGCTCAAGAACGCGTCGTCAACATCTATAACTGGTCCGACTATATCGATGAGGCGATCCTCACCGAATTCACTGCCGAGACCGGTATCAAGGTGGTCTACGACGTTTATGATTCCAACGAGGTGCTGGAAACCAAGCTGCTCGCCGGGTCGACCGGGTATGATCTGGTGGTTCCGACCGGCACCTTCCTTGCCCGGCAGATCCAGGCCGGTGTCTACCAGAAGCTCGACAAATCGAAGCTGCCTAATCTCGTCAACATGGATCCCGCCATCACCACCCGGCTGGAAAAATACGATCCCGGCAATGAGCACGCCATCAACTACATGTGGGGCACCACCGGTCTCGGCATCAATGTCGACAAGGTCAAGGAACGGCTTGGCGACATGGAGCTGAATTCCTGGAGCATCGTGTTTGATCCGGCGATCATTGCCAAGCTGGCCGATTGCGGCGTTTACATGCTCGACACGCCCGAGGAGATTTTGCCGGCGGCGCTCAACTATTTGGGGCTCGATCCCGATTCCAACAAGCCCGATGATATCGCCAAGGCCGAAGAGCTGCTGCTCACCATCCGTCCCAGCGTCAAGAAATTCCATTCGTCCGAATATATCAACGCGCTGGCCAATGGCGACATTTGCCTGGCGGTCGGCTGGTCCGGTGATGTGTTGCAGGCCCGTGACCGCGCCGCCGAAGCCGATCAGGGCGTGACCATCGATTACATCATCCCCAAAGAGGGCGCTCTGATGTGGTTCGACAGTTTTGCCATTCCTGCTGACGCCGCTCACGTTGAAGAGGCGCACGAGTTCCTCAACTACATCATGAGGCCGGAAGTCGCCGCAAAGGCCTCCAACTATGTCTACTACGCCAACGGCAATCTGGCTTCCAAGCAGTTCCTCAACGAGGACGTGATCGGCGACACCGCCATCTATCCCGACGAGGAAACCTTTGGCCGCCTCTACTCCACGTCGCCCAAGGATCAGCGCACCCAGCGTGTGTTGACCAGAACCTGGACCAAGGTTGTCACCGGTCAGTGA
- a CDS encoding ABC transporter permease subunit: MKLISAFTRRLVIIIPYTWLFVFFLVPFGIVLKISLSEPMMAMPPYAPTIDMADGISGIIDAFRQFSFSNYLWLTEDSLYINAYISSITIAFISTLLTLLIGFPLAYGMARAPTSVRPTLLMLVILPFWTSFLIRVYAWIGILKPEGLLNQLLLAIGLIDEPLIILNTNTAVYIGIVYSYLPFMVLPIYAALEKMDYTLIEAAQDLGCPPISAFWKITFPLAIPGIVAGCLLVFIPAVGEFVIPDLLGGSRTLMIGKTLWSEFFNNRDWPVSSAVAVLLLLILVVPIMIFQQAQAKAQESGQ; this comes from the coding sequence ATGAAGCTCATCTCTGCCTTCACCCGCCGTCTGGTCATCATCATCCCCTACACGTGGCTGTTCGTGTTCTTCCTCGTGCCCTTCGGCATTGTCCTGAAGATCTCGCTGTCCGAGCCGATGATGGCGATGCCACCCTATGCGCCGACCATCGACATGGCCGATGGCATTTCCGGCATCATCGATGCGTTCAGGCAGTTCAGCTTTTCCAATTATCTCTGGCTGACCGAAGATTCGCTCTACATCAACGCCTATATCTCCTCGATCACCATCGCTTTCATTTCAACGCTTCTGACCCTGCTGATCGGCTTTCCACTGGCTTACGGCATGGCGCGTGCGCCGACCTCGGTGCGGCCGACCCTGTTGATGCTGGTGATCCTGCCGTTCTGGACCAGCTTTTTGATCCGGGTTTATGCCTGGATCGGCATTCTCAAGCCCGAAGGCCTGCTCAACCAGTTGCTGCTGGCCATCGGCCTGATCGACGAGCCGCTGATCATCCTCAACACCAACACCGCGGTCTATATCGGTATTGTCTATTCCTATCTGCCTTTCATGGTGCTGCCGATCTATGCGGCGCTCGAGAAGATGGATTACACGCTGATCGAGGCGGCCCAGGATCTCGGTTGCCCGCCGATTTCGGCGTTCTGGAAGATCACATTTCCGCTGGCCATTCCCGGCATCGTCGCCGGCTGCCTGCTGGTGTTCATTCCCGCCGTTGGCGAGTTCGTAATCCCCGATCTGCTCGGCGGCTCGCGCACCCTGATGATCGGCAAGACGCTGTGGAGCGAGTTCTTCAACAACCGGGACTGGCCGGTGTCATCGGCGGTGGCGGTGCTGCTCCTGTTGATCCTGGTTGTGCCGATCATGATCTTCCAGCAGGCTCAGGCCAAGGCGCAGGAGAGCGGACAATGA
- the aceA gene encoding isocitrate lyase yields MTDFYNLVPTAPEGRYDGVERPYSPADVQKLRGSVNIKHSLAEMGANRLWKLIHEEDFVNSLGAMTGNQAMQQVRAGLKAIYLSGWQVAADANTASSMYPDQSLYPANAAPELAKRINRTLQRADQIETAEGNGLSVDTWFAPIVADAEAGFGGPLNAFEIMKAFIEAGVAGVHYEDQLASEKKCGHLGGKVLIPTAAHIRNLNAARLAADVMGTPTLVIARTDAEAAKLLTSDIDERDRPFVDYDAGRTVEGFYNIKNGLDSCIARAVAYAPHCDLIWCETSKPDLEQARKFAEGVHKHHPGKLLAYNCSPSFNWKKHLDDATIAKFQRELGAMGYKFQFITLAGFHQLNHGMFELARGYKDRQMSAYSELQEAEFASEADGYTATKHQREVGTGYFDAVSMAITGGKSSTTAMGESTESAQFRPAAE; encoded by the coding sequence ATGACTGATTTTTACAATCTCGTTCCCACCGCTCCCGAAGGCCGCTATGACGGCGTTGAGCGGCCCTACAGCCCGGCTGACGTTCAGAAGCTTCGCGGCTCGGTCAACATCAAACACAGCCTCGCTGAAATGGGCGCCAACCGGTTGTGGAAGCTGATCCACGAGGAAGACTTCGTCAATTCGCTTGGCGCCATGACCGGCAACCAGGCCATGCAGCAGGTTCGTGCGGGCCTCAAGGCGATCTACCTTTCGGGCTGGCAGGTTGCCGCTGACGCCAACACCGCCTCGTCGATGTATCCCGACCAGTCGCTCTATCCGGCGAACGCCGCACCGGAGCTTGCCAAGCGCATCAACCGCACCTTGCAGCGCGCCGACCAGATCGAAACCGCGGAAGGCAACGGCCTGTCGGTCGACACCTGGTTCGCCCCGATCGTTGCTGACGCGGAAGCCGGTTTCGGCGGCCCGCTCAACGCGTTTGAGATCATGAAGGCCTTCATCGAGGCCGGCGTTGCAGGCGTTCATTACGAAGACCAACTGGCGTCGGAAAAGAAATGCGGCCATTTGGGCGGCAAGGTTCTGATCCCGACCGCGGCGCATATCCGCAACCTCAACGCCGCGCGGCTTGCCGCCGACGTGATGGGCACACCGACGCTGGTGATCGCCCGTACCGATGCCGAAGCTGCCAAGCTGCTGACCTCCGACATTGACGAGCGCGATCGCCCGTTTGTCGATTATGACGCCGGCCGCACCGTCGAAGGTTTCTACAACATCAAGAATGGCCTCGACTCCTGCATCGCCCGTGCGGTTGCCTATGCGCCGCATTGCGACCTGATCTGGTGCGAGACGTCCAAGCCGGATCTCGAGCAGGCCCGCAAGTTCGCCGAGGGCGTGCACAAGCACCATCCGGGCAAGCTTCTCGCCTACAACTGCTCGCCGTCGTTTAACTGGAAGAAGCATCTCGACGATGCGACCATTGCCAAGTTCCAGCGCGAACTCGGTGCCATGGGCTACAAGTTCCAGTTCATCACGCTGGCCGGTTTCCACCAGCTCAACCACGGCATGTTCGAACTCGCCCGTGGCTACAAGGACCGGCAGATGTCGGCCTATTCCGAGCTGCAGGAAGCGGAATTTGCTTCCGAGGCAGACGGCTACACGGCGACCAAGCACCAGCGCGAAGTCGGCACCGGCTATTTCGATGCCGTGTCGATGGCGATCACAGGCGGCAAGTCGTCGACCACGGCGATGGGCGAATCCACTGAATCAGCCCAGTTCCGCCCGGCAGCTGAATAG
- a CDS encoding ABC transporter ATP-binding protein codes for MKSLGSIRRSFEPWNDPGQRPYIAFENISKLFGDFVAVKDLTLHVFQKEFFALLGGSGCGKSTLLRMLAGFENPTNGQILLDGQDLSGVPPYKRPVNMMFQSYALFPHMSVEKNIAFGLKQDGMAKSEIEDRVNNMLKLVKLDQFGKRKPHQLSGGQRQRVALARSIAKRPKVLLLDEPLGALDKKLREETQFELMDLQQELGLTFVVVTHDQEEAMTMADRIAVMDLGRIVQIGTPAETYEAPNSEFVASFIGDINLFRGEVTGANGSVIDIETTDGMHIRSDSTVAMKPGQKASFAIRPEKLRVSRTRPESGINAVSGEVWDIGYLGDMTVFHIKLKNEEIVKASVLNAVRTVEDPIGYDEEIWVCFNADGGVVLSG; via the coding sequence ATGAAATCTCTGGGAAGCATCAGGCGCAGTTTCGAACCCTGGAACGACCCAGGCCAGCGCCCCTATATCGCCTTTGAAAACATCTCCAAATTGTTCGGTGATTTCGTCGCCGTCAAGGATCTGACGCTGCATGTTTTCCAGAAGGAATTCTTTGCACTGCTGGGCGGCTCGGGCTGCGGAAAATCCACGCTTTTGCGGATGCTGGCCGGTTTCGAAAATCCGACCAATGGCCAGATCCTGCTCGACGGTCAGGATCTTTCAGGGGTTCCGCCGTACAAGCGGCCGGTCAACATGATGTTCCAGTCCTATGCCTTGTTTCCGCATATGAGCGTGGAAAAGAACATCGCCTTCGGCCTCAAGCAGGACGGCATGGCCAAATCCGAGATCGAGGATCGCGTCAACAACATGCTCAAGCTGGTCAAGCTCGATCAGTTCGGCAAGCGCAAGCCGCATCAGCTCTCGGGTGGCCAGCGCCAGCGGGTGGCCCTTGCGCGCTCGATTGCCAAGCGCCCCAAGGTGCTGTTGCTCGATGAGCCGCTCGGAGCGCTCGACAAGAAATTGCGCGAGGAAACCCAGTTCGAACTGATGGATCTGCAGCAGGAACTGGGGCTGACTTTCGTCGTCGTCACCCACGATCAGGAAGAGGCCATGACCATGGCCGACCGGATCGCGGTGATGGATCTCGGCCGCATCGTCCAGATCGGCACGCCGGCGGAAACCTATGAAGCGCCGAACTCGGAATTCGTCGCCAGCTTCATTGGCGACATCAATCTGTTTCGCGGTGAAGTGACCGGCGCGAACGGCAGCGTTATCGACATCGAGACCACTGATGGAATGCATATTCGCTCCGACTCCACGGTCGCAATGAAGCCGGGCCAGAAAGCCAGTTTCGCCATCCGGCCGGAAAAACTCCGCGTTTCCCGGACCAGGCCGGAAAGCGGGATCAATGCCGTCTCGGGGGAAGTCTGGGATATCGGCTATCTCGGCGACATGACGGTGTTCCACATCAAGCTCAAGAACGAGGAGATAGTCAAAGCCTCGGTGCTCAACGCAGTCCGCACGGTTGAAGACCCGATCGGTTACGACGAAGAGATCTGGGTGTGCTTCAATGCCGATGGCGGCGTTGTGTTGAGCGGTTGA
- a CDS encoding ABC transporter permease, translated as MNTTWSRFNITSVVFGFAFLYLPIVLLIIYSFNESRLVTVWAGFSTKWYRELFNNQGLMDAAWVTFRVGVVSATIATALGTLAALALTRYTRFNGRILFSGMVFAPLVMPEVITGLSLLLLFVAVDFSRGFWTVTLAHITFSMCFVAVVVQSRLFSFDRSLEEAAMDLGAGPITTFTHITLPVILPAVVSGWMLAFTLSLDDLVIASFTSGPGATTLPMKIYSQVRLGVTPEINAVSTLMIAVVAIGVIIASVLTKSREVKRLRDEQAATAER; from the coding sequence ATGAACACCACCTGGTCGCGCTTTAACATTACTTCGGTGGTGTTCGGATTTGCCTTTCTCTATCTGCCGATCGTGCTTCTGATCATCTATTCGTTCAACGAATCCCGGTTGGTCACCGTCTGGGCCGGGTTTTCAACGAAATGGTACCGCGAACTGTTCAACAACCAGGGACTGATGGACGCGGCCTGGGTGACCTTCCGGGTCGGCGTGGTCTCGGCCACCATCGCCACGGCGCTCGGCACACTCGCGGCATTGGCGCTGACCCGCTACACCCGCTTCAATGGCAGGATCCTGTTTTCCGGCATGGTGTTCGCGCCGCTGGTGATGCCCGAAGTGATCACCGGCCTGTCGCTGCTGCTGTTGTTCGTGGCAGTCGATTTCTCGCGCGGGTTCTGGACCGTGACGCTGGCCCACATCACCTTCTCGATGTGTTTTGTCGCGGTGGTGGTGCAATCGCGGCTGTTCAGTTTCGACCGGTCGCTTGAAGAGGCGGCGATGGATCTGGGTGCCGGGCCGATAACTACCTTTACCCATATCACCCTGCCGGTGATCCTGCCGGCGGTGGTCTCGGGATGGATGCTGGCGTTCACGCTGTCGCTCGATGATCTGGTAATTGCCAGCTTCACCTCCGGCCCTGGTGCCACAACGCTGCCGATGAAGATCTATTCGCAGGTGCGGTTGGGCGTGACGCCGGAAATCAACGCTGTGAGCACACTGATGATCGCCGTGGTGGCGATCGGCGTGATCATCGCCTCGGTGCTCACCAAGAGCCGCGAAGTCAAGCGCTTGCGCGACGAACAGGCCGCTACCGCCGAAAGGTAA
- a CDS encoding DUF6460 domain-containing protein yields the protein MLRVISAIVKIGLASLATGAVLSALNISAAELLEEIGLTPERVFALLQEGAAWAIPNIVLGSMVIVPIWLVTYLLRPPRS from the coding sequence ATGTTGCGGGTGATTTCGGCAATCGTCAAAATCGGGCTGGCTTCGCTTGCCACCGGCGCGGTGCTGTCGGCTCTCAACATCTCCGCAGCCGAACTGCTCGAAGAAATCGGGTTGACGCCCGAGCGGGTGTTTGCGCTGTTGCAGGAGGGCGCGGCCTGGGCCATCCCCAACATCGTGCTCGGCTCCATGGTGATCGTGCCGATCTGGCTGGTTACCTATCTGCTGCGCCCGCCGCGCAGCTGA
- a CDS encoding helix-turn-helix domain-containing protein, which translates to MADQKIFAGPRIRRIRNAKGLTQTAMAEALGISPSYLNLIERNQRPLTVQLILKLSAVYKIDVEELQGEAGGALGSLKEVFADPLLAGELPGDQEVIEIAEAAPNASAAIVKLHRAYREQAARLSDLSTMLARDGHSPALSGARLPMDEVRETLETRPNHHSALEEEAEAFHLLLKPGDDLMGALKAWLKSEHGIVVRSLPVATMPNWRRRYDRHSQRLFLSERLSPFDQLREVAMEASLIRMNVAIVAGVNDLKLSSDEARRIARFELARYAAHALMMPYRAFHAAAQRARYDIDVLKSRFGVSFEQAANRLTSLARQDLQGVPFFMLEVDVAGHRFRRAGAQGFPQQRFGGNCPKLSIHAAFSQPSQIIVEAVELPGGAEFLTISRTLEGPQGAFSERPRRTAILLGCDIGFRDDIVYGEALPVSGGKTPKPVAIPVGPSCRLCERAGCLARAEPPITRPLGLDEMVTGISAFDFQ; encoded by the coding sequence ATGGCAGACCAGAAGATTTTCGCGGGGCCGCGCATCCGCCGCATCCGCAACGCCAAGGGCCTGACTCAGACGGCGATGGCGGAGGCACTGGGCATTTCACCTTCCTATCTCAACCTGATCGAGCGCAACCAGCGGCCGCTGACGGTGCAGCTGATCCTCAAGCTGTCGGCGGTCTACAAGATCGATGTCGAGGAACTGCAGGGTGAGGCCGGCGGCGCGCTGGGCAGTCTGAAAGAGGTCTTTGCCGATCCGCTGCTTGCTGGCGAATTGCCCGGCGATCAGGAAGTCATCGAGATCGCCGAGGCCGCGCCCAATGCCAGCGCCGCGATCGTCAAGCTGCACCGCGCCTACCGCGAACAGGCAGCCCGGCTCTCGGATCTGTCGACCATGCTCGCCCGCGACGGCCATAGCCCGGCGCTGTCGGGCGCGCGGCTGCCGATGGATGAAGTCCGCGAGACACTCGAAACCCGGCCCAATCACCACTCGGCACTGGAAGAGGAAGCCGAAGCCTTTCATCTGCTGCTTAAGCCGGGCGATGATCTGATGGGCGCGCTCAAGGCCTGGCTCAAATCCGAACACGGCATTGTTGTGCGCTCGCTGCCGGTTGCCACCATGCCCAACTGGCGCCGCCGCTATGACCGCCATTCGCAGCGGCTGTTCCTGTCCGAACGGCTGTCGCCATTTGACCAGCTGCGCGAAGTCGCCATGGAAGCCTCGCTGATCCGCATGAACGTTGCCATCGTCGCCGGCGTCAACGACCTCAAGCTGTCGAGCGACGAGGCCCGCCGGATTGCCCGCTTCGAGCTCGCCCGTTACGCGGCGCATGCGCTGATGATGCCTTACCGGGCGTTTCACGCCGCAGCCCAACGCGCGCGCTACGATATCGATGTGCTGAAATCACGTTTTGGCGTGTCCTTTGAACAGGCGGCCAACCGCCTGACCTCGCTCGCCCGGCAGGATCTGCAGGGCGTGCCATTCTTCATGCTCGAGGTTGATGTCGCCGGTCATCGTTTCCGTCGGGCCGGCGCGCAAGGTTTTCCACAGCAGCGATTTGGCGGCAATTGCCCCAAATTGTCGATTCACGCGGCCTTTTCGCAACCCTCGCAGATCATTGTCGAGGCCGTGGAATTGCCCGGCGGCGCCGAGTTTCTTACCATTTCGCGCACGCTGGAGGGGCCTCAGGGTGCGTTTTCCGAAAGGCCGCGTCGCACTGCCATCCTGCTTGGCTGCGATATCGGTTTCCGCGATGACATCGTCTATGGCGAGGCTCTGCCCGTATCCGGCGGCAAGACGCCCAAGCCGGTCGCCATTCCCGTGGGCCCGTCATGCCGGTTGTGCGAACGGGCCGGTTGTCTGGCCCGTGCCGAACCGCCGATCACCCGCCCGCTCGGGCTCGACGAAATGGTCACCGGCATTTCCGCCTTTGATTTTCAGTGA
- a CDS encoding AsmA family protein — MKSNIAQWPLRRIAIAVLVIIVAIGASLPLAVSSGLVRDRLERDISAWVGHTVSLGGAPSLDFWPTPTIKLDNVEIRPSTFAGGDPILRAESIVANFNLFSAVLGAPSFSEYRLIRPTFNVELYPGATSNWSSPSGELAKGITAAVARYQAQQAGDSVPATAVIPESAALGTITIVDGSLKWVRDPGAEATKLTAINGSLSWTAPTAIARADITAIFRGEQVKLSGSTSKPLLLLGKRMAPVELKLTSAPLNFDFKGTTTLGGNLFVAGALELSSASVRRTLEWSGTDIRPGEALGALALSAQLSTEAKKAKLDELIIEVDKNRGIGVLDVELRDDAPPLIVGTLAFNSLDIGSFLQAFTPLPQAGDDIASTIDTRFLREIGLDLRLSAQSANFGPVAMSNLAAAARVDQGRAYFDVGDGTAFGGSVIGRIALSEKGIDGGVKVQLSARDTDFGRLYDAIGLTGPLPRGIGSLDIEVTSPYPTWATALTDLTGRINLAVGKGVVPGLNIPKFRELAETERFFDLDQLGTGAGFAFDSAHIEAMIADGQADLKIAELIGPKQMISLSGVIPYLRSSLAIAGILGPKPPAKDAAAAPADASIEPLRFFVGGSWPQPVISPVKP; from the coding sequence TTGAAATCCAACATCGCGCAATGGCCTCTGCGAAGAATAGCGATCGCGGTGCTTGTGATAATTGTGGCGATTGGCGCCAGCCTGCCGCTTGCCGTGTCGAGCGGTCTGGTTCGCGACCGCCTGGAGCGCGACATCAGTGCCTGGGTCGGCCACACGGTGTCGCTGGGCGGCGCCCCGTCACTGGATTTCTGGCCGACGCCAACCATCAAGCTCGACAATGTCGAGATCCGCCCCTCGACCTTTGCAGGCGGTGACCCGATCCTGCGCGCCGAGAGCATCGTTGCCAATTTCAATCTGTTCTCGGCGGTTCTCGGAGCGCCGAGCTTTTCGGAATACCGGCTGATCCGGCCGACCTTCAATGTCGAACTGTATCCCGGAGCGACGTCCAACTGGTCGTCGCCCTCAGGCGAGCTGGCCAAGGGAATTACCGCCGCGGTGGCCCGCTACCAGGCGCAGCAGGCCGGCGACAGTGTGCCGGCAACCGCGGTGATCCCGGAATCGGCAGCGCTCGGCACCATCACCATTGTCGACGGCAGCCTGAAATGGGTTCGCGACCCGGGTGCGGAAGCCACCAAGCTGACGGCCATCAACGGCTCGCTTTCCTGGACCGCGCCTACTGCAATTGCCCGCGCCGACATCACCGCGATTTTCCGGGGCGAACAGGTCAAGCTGAGCGGTAGCACATCGAAACCGCTGCTGCTGCTTGGCAAGCGCATGGCGCCGGTGGAACTCAAGCTCACATCGGCGCCACTGAACTTCGACTTCAAGGGAACGACGACCCTTGGCGGCAACCTGTTCGTCGCCGGAGCACTCGAATTATCCAGCGCCTCGGTGCGCCGCACGCTGGAATGGTCGGGAACCGACATCCGGCCCGGCGAGGCGCTCGGCGCGCTCGCATTATCGGCGCAATTGTCCACCGAAGCAAAGAAAGCCAAGCTCGACGAGCTGATCATCGAGGTTGACAAGAACCGCGGCATTGGTGTGCTGGATGTCGAATTGCGCGACGACGCTCCGCCATTGATTGTCGGCACCCTTGCCTTCAATTCGCTCGACATCGGCTCGTTCCTTCAGGCCTTCACGCCTCTGCCGCAGGCCGGCGACGACATCGCCTCGACCATCGATACGCGGTTCCTGCGCGAGATCGGCCTCGACCTGCGGCTGTCGGCGCAATCGGCCAATTTCGGCCCGGTGGCGATGTCCAACCTGGCGGCCGCGGCGCGCGTGGACCAGGGCCGCGCCTATTTCGATGTCGGCGATGGCACCGCCTTTGGCGGCAGCGTGATCGGTCGCATCGCGCTGTCGGAAAAAGGCATCGACGGTGGTGTCAAAGTGCAATTGTCGGCCCGCGATACCGATTTCGGACGGCTTTACGACGCCATCGGCCTGACCGGCCCGCTGCCGCGCGGCATTGGATCGCTGGATATCGAGGTGACCTCGCCCTATCCGACATGGGCCACCGCGCTCACCGATCTCACCGGGCGGATCAATCTGGCCGTCGGCAAGGGCGTGGTGCCGGGGCTCAACATCCCGAAATTCCGCGAACTGGCCGAAACCGAGCGTTTCTTCGATCTCGACCAGCTTGGTACCGGGGCCGGGTTTGCGTTCGATTCCGCCCATATCGAAGCCATGATCGCCGATGGCCAGGCCGATCTGAAGATTGCCGAACTGATCGGCCCAAAGCAGATGATTTCGCTCTCGGGCGTGATCCCCTATTTACGATCGAGCCTGGCCATTGCCGGAATTCTGGGTCCCAAGCCTCCGGCCAAGGATGCCGCTGCGGCCCCCGCCGACGCCAGCATAGAACCGCTGAGGTTCTTCGTCGGCGGTTCCTGGCCGCAGCCGGTGATTTCACCGGTCAAACCGTGA